Proteins from a single region of Bdellovibrio svalbardensis:
- a CDS encoding ABC transporter permease/M1 family aminopeptidase — translation MFASLFAFEIKNRLLRWSSLIYFLVYLSLAFLIGISFAGAFKGVVVNFGLSNKLVLNSPVVLSYLICFLSYLGLLVVAPIFGQSINQDFESGFQQILFATPIRKFTYFFVRYSASAIASLAILSSLAIGLWLATLMPFVDQSLVGANHLSYYLNPYFFSLIPNILIFGAIFISVVSLAKKMAPVYVASIAVFTGWMISQNLTSDLENKLVASLIEPFGLEATSQVIRYWSVAEQSTQNIPLTGYLLYNRLLWFAVGLVFLLVGYISFNPFKAPSASKKKKKVLEIEEKAYEKIDYSRIQAESKTSSWKVFLGLAVSEFKQAFSNVYFLMILLCGLLYIFAISGEIGKFYGTETLPVTYHVLDVVSNTFSLFVIIITTYYAGELVWKDRELKFNELVDSKPVSNLYLYLSKLLSLSLIQVFLAVVIFLCCILIQTFKGYHKYEFGLYFQHLIVYWLPAKILTCIFALFIQSVAKNKYVGHSFVVLYYIALIWLPSFGLDHKLYLIGVLPHAFYSDMNQYGATAWPFFVFAVYWGLFHIALADLTVLFWRRGSNLTWKERQKEFFQRINKTHKAVLTSSLVAWASVGGFIFYNTNVLNIYKTQKQQEQDQVNYEIRYKSYEHKAMPELIDVNVKADIYPETQQLKASATLIYKNKTKEDISEFLMSFNDQIQVQKFAWSNEATLVKKDTDLPVSLYKFAKPMKPGDEVTLHYEAELSPKGFQNSDFSKKIVENGSFFYGSDFIPMMGYNDGGEIAQDKTRRKYNLPERPRMNDIKDLTALNKTYISSEATWINFEATVSTTSDQIAIAPGYLQKEWNEGGRRYFHYKMDRPILNFFAFMSARYEVLRDKWNDVNIEIYYHPGHIEDLQRMVKSIKKSFDYFTVNFSPYQFRQARILEFPRYQMFAQAFPNTIPYSEAIGFIAKVDDSKPTEIDFPFYVTSHEIAHQWWAHQVIGGNVQGATMLSESLAQYSALMVMEKEYGPLKMRKFLKYELDKYLKSRGSETKKELPLAYNENQPYIHYNKGSIVFYALKDYLGEEVVNKVLRDFIKDVGFQDAPFTRSVELVERFKKVALPEQKHLITDLFETITLWDNQTRKVTYKKNDKGYLVTLTTQNQKLRADELGKETEVPLQDMIDIGVTDKDGNFLYLKKHLVKSGANEFKIQVTTLPAKAGVDPINKLIDRIPDDNLVTAEEEK, via the coding sequence ATGTTTGCTTCATTGTTTGCCTTTGAGATTAAGAACCGACTGCTTCGTTGGTCTTCGTTGATTTATTTTTTAGTCTATTTGAGCTTGGCTTTTCTTATTGGGATCTCATTTGCAGGAGCCTTTAAAGGCGTCGTGGTCAACTTTGGACTTTCAAATAAACTTGTCTTAAACAGTCCGGTCGTTTTGAGCTATCTGATTTGTTTTTTAAGCTACTTGGGACTTTTGGTGGTCGCCCCTATTTTTGGACAATCTATCAACCAGGATTTTGAATCCGGCTTTCAACAGATTCTTTTTGCCACGCCGATTCGTAAGTTCACCTATTTCTTCGTTCGCTATTCGGCCTCGGCCATTGCATCGCTGGCGATTTTGTCGTCTTTGGCGATTGGACTTTGGCTTGCGACCTTAATGCCCTTTGTGGATCAAAGCTTGGTGGGTGCAAATCATCTGAGCTATTACCTGAATCCCTATTTCTTTTCATTAATCCCGAATATTTTGATCTTTGGTGCGATCTTTATTTCAGTCGTGTCTTTGGCAAAAAAAATGGCCCCGGTTTATGTGGCCAGTATTGCCGTGTTTACAGGTTGGATGATTTCACAAAATCTCACCAGTGATCTTGAAAACAAACTGGTTGCTTCGCTCATTGAGCCCTTCGGCCTAGAAGCTACTTCCCAAGTGATTCGCTATTGGTCCGTGGCAGAGCAATCAACCCAAAACATTCCCCTAACTGGGTATCTGCTTTATAACCGACTGCTTTGGTTTGCCGTGGGTTTGGTATTCTTGCTGGTAGGGTATATCTCATTCAATCCATTCAAGGCTCCTTCCGCTTCTAAGAAGAAAAAGAAGGTTCTTGAGATTGAAGAGAAAGCCTACGAGAAAATTGATTACAGCCGGATTCAGGCGGAATCTAAAACTAGCTCGTGGAAAGTCTTCTTGGGACTTGCGGTTTCGGAATTCAAGCAGGCTTTCTCGAACGTTTACTTTTTGATGATTCTGTTATGCGGATTGCTGTACATCTTTGCTATTAGCGGCGAGATCGGCAAATTCTATGGCACTGAAACCCTGCCCGTGACTTATCACGTGCTAGATGTGGTCAGTAACACCTTTAGTTTGTTCGTGATCATCATCACGACTTATTATGCCGGGGAACTGGTCTGGAAAGATCGCGAGCTTAAGTTTAACGAGCTGGTGGATTCAAAACCAGTTTCTAATCTTTACCTGTACCTTTCAAAACTCTTGTCCTTGAGTTTAATTCAAGTCTTCCTGGCTGTGGTGATTTTCCTTTGCTGTATTTTGATTCAAACCTTTAAGGGCTATCACAAGTACGAATTCGGTCTTTACTTCCAACATCTCATTGTCTATTGGCTTCCTGCCAAGATTCTGACTTGCATCTTTGCCCTGTTCATCCAAAGTGTTGCCAAGAACAAGTACGTCGGCCATTCGTTTGTGGTTTTGTATTATATCGCCTTGATCTGGCTGCCCAGTTTTGGCCTGGATCACAAGCTGTACCTTATTGGGGTTCTACCTCACGCTTTCTATTCTGATATGAATCAGTATGGTGCAACTGCATGGCCTTTCTTTGTCTTTGCAGTGTATTGGGGGCTATTCCATATCGCCTTGGCGGACCTGACGGTGCTTTTCTGGCGCCGTGGATCCAACCTCACTTGGAAAGAACGTCAGAAAGAATTTTTCCAACGCATTAATAAAACTCATAAGGCAGTTCTGACTTCAAGCCTGGTGGCTTGGGCTTCAGTAGGTGGATTTATTTTCTACAACACCAATGTGCTGAACATCTATAAGACTCAAAAGCAGCAAGAGCAGGATCAGGTAAACTATGAAATCAGATACAAGTCTTATGAACATAAGGCCATGCCGGAACTGATTGATGTCAATGTCAAGGCCGACATCTACCCCGAGACTCAACAGCTAAAAGCGTCTGCGACCTTGATATATAAAAATAAAACGAAAGAAGATATTTCTGAATTCCTGATGTCGTTCAACGACCAAATCCAGGTGCAGAAGTTTGCTTGGAGCAACGAGGCTACATTAGTTAAGAAAGATACAGACCTGCCAGTTTCTCTTTATAAGTTTGCGAAACCAATGAAACCCGGCGACGAAGTGACTTTGCACTATGAGGCCGAGCTGTCCCCCAAGGGTTTCCAAAACTCTGATTTCTCAAAAAAGATTGTCGAAAACGGCAGCTTCTTCTATGGCTCAGACTTCATTCCCATGATGGGCTATAACGATGGCGGAGAGATCGCACAGGACAAAACTCGCCGGAAATACAATCTGCCGGAACGCCCACGCATGAATGATATCAAAGATCTGACAGCTTTGAATAAAACTTATATCAGTTCCGAGGCGACTTGGATTAATTTTGAAGCAACGGTCAGCACGACGTCTGATCAGATCGCGATCGCTCCGGGTTACTTGCAAAAGGAATGGAACGAAGGCGGTCGTCGTTATTTCCATTATAAAATGGACCGACCGATTTTGAATTTCTTTGCTTTCATGTCAGCCCGCTATGAGGTCCTGCGCGACAAGTGGAATGATGTGAATATCGAAATCTACTACCACCCGGGCCACATTGAAGATCTGCAGCGCATGGTGAAGTCGATTAAAAAATCTTTCGATTACTTCACTGTAAACTTCTCTCCGTATCAGTTCCGACAAGCCAGGATTTTGGAGTTTCCGCGCTATCAAATGTTTGCACAGGCTTTCCCGAACACTATTCCCTATTCAGAAGCCATAGGCTTTATCGCGAAGGTGGATGACTCGAAACCTACAGAGATCGACTTCCCGTTCTATGTCACCTCTCACGAGATTGCCCATCAGTGGTGGGCTCATCAAGTCATTGGCGGCAATGTTCAGGGCGCGACGATGTTATCAGAATCGCTAGCTCAGTATTCAGCTTTGATGGTGATGGAGAAAGAATACGGCCCCTTAAAAATGCGTAAGTTCTTAAAGTATGAACTGGATAAATATTTAAAAAGCCGCGGCAGCGAAACCAAAAAAGAACTTCCTTTGGCTTACAACGAAAACCAGCCTTATATTCACTACAATAAGGGCAGCATTGTGTTCTATGCCTTAAAAGACTATCTGGGCGAAGAGGTTGTGAATAAAGTCCTTCGTGACTTCATCAAGGACGTTGGTTTTCAAGATGCTCCCTTCACCCGTTCGGTGGAATTGGTTGAACGTTTTAAAAAGGTCGCCTTGCCAGAGCAGAAACATCTGATCACAGATCTTTTTGAAACAATCACCTTGTGGGACAATCAAACCCGCAAAGTGACTTATAAAAAGAATGACAAAGGATATTTGGTGACACTCACCACACAAAACCAAAAACTTCGCGCGGATGAGCTGGGCAAAGAAACTGAAGTTCCTTTGCAAGACATGATCGACATTGGCGTCACTGACAAGGATGGCAACTTTCTTTACTTGAAAAAACACTTGGTGAAATCAGGCGCGAACGAATTCAAGATTCAGGTCACGACACTTCCCGCCAAAGCGGGCGTGGATCCCATCAATAAGTTGATTGACCGAATTCCTGACGACAATCTGGTGACTGCGGAAGAAGAGAAATAG
- a CDS encoding endonuclease I family protein, producing MVRSFVILSVALLLTSIAARADLRSDLKKQVISSHHPISYDQAQVALLGNVALIRLSDGSYAVDEVYCSTPYGSTHLGNSVGPGKEPSSMIINVEHTVAQSWFKGRAYFNVGRADLHHLYPSDSKANSMRGNFQFGEVTEIKNTPKCFDEQRQTISTESKLGSGNGGNLVFEPPTKHKGNVARAVFYFAIRYDFPVPSALEATLRRWNKLDPVDQTELDRNDAIEKIQGNRNPFIDHPEYVDQISKF from the coding sequence ATGGTCCGTTCGTTTGTTATCTTATCAGTTGCATTACTCTTAACTTCAATAGCAGCCAGAGCCGACCTTCGCAGCGATTTAAAAAAACAGGTAATTTCCAGCCACCATCCAATTTCTTACGACCAAGCGCAAGTAGCACTACTCGGAAATGTGGCACTTATTCGTTTGAGTGACGGCTCTTACGCTGTCGACGAAGTTTACTGCTCCACTCCTTATGGTTCAACCCACCTAGGAAATTCAGTCGGTCCAGGCAAAGAGCCATCTTCAATGATCATCAATGTTGAACATACTGTTGCACAATCTTGGTTTAAAGGACGAGCTTACTTCAATGTTGGTAGAGCCGACTTACATCATCTTTATCCGTCAGACTCCAAAGCCAACTCAATGCGCGGCAACTTCCAATTTGGCGAAGTGACTGAGATTAAGAACACTCCAAAATGTTTTGATGAACAAAGACAAACTATTTCGACAGAGTCAAAACTAGGCAGTGGCAATGGCGGCAATCTTGTTTTTGAACCGCCGACTAAACACAAAGGCAATGTTGCAAGAGCGGTATTCTATTTTGCAATTCGCTACGACTTCCCAGTACCATCTGCTTTAGAAGCAACTCTACGCCGTTGGAACAAGCTTGATCCTGTAGATCAAACAGAATTAGACCGCAATGATGCCATTGAGAAAATTCAGGGCAATCGCAATCCCTTTATTGATCATCCGGAGTATGTTGATCAAATCTCTAAGTTCTAG
- a CDS encoding Hsp20/alpha crystallin family protein, translating into MRMLSPLSTDWTWSRRNLSPDRMVDVFSDFDRIVDGFLRPTYASTVNFQPSCDIHESKDHYLVSFDMPGVRKEDIKIEVQGNNLVISGERQREVKQQDGEATLYHERAYGKFERTFVMPTSINLEKIEAHYENGVLNVALPKAESAKGRTIQIQTGQDSIFSKLLGPKKEAKELKDVKVS; encoded by the coding sequence ATGAGAATGTTAAGCCCACTATCAACAGACTGGACATGGTCACGTCGTAATTTATCTCCCGATCGTATGGTAGATGTTTTTAGCGATTTTGATCGGATTGTTGATGGTTTTTTGCGACCAACGTATGCAAGTACAGTGAATTTTCAACCAAGCTGCGATATCCATGAAAGCAAGGATCACTATTTGGTCAGCTTCGATATGCCAGGCGTAAGAAAAGAAGATATTAAAATTGAAGTGCAAGGTAATAACCTGGTTATTTCAGGCGAGCGCCAACGTGAAGTGAAGCAGCAAGATGGCGAGGCGACTCTTTACCATGAGCGTGCCTATGGAAAGTTCGAAAGAACCTTTGTTATGCCCACATCTATCAATCTTGAAAAAATCGAAGCTCATTATGAAAATGGCGTTTTGAATGTGGCTCTTCCTAAAGCCGAATCTGCAAAAGGAAGAACTATTCAAATCCAAACGGGCCAAGATAGCATCTTCAGTAAACTTTTAGGTCCCAAGAAGGAAGCGAAAGAACTTAAGGACGTAAAAGTGTCTTAA
- the cfa gene encoding cyclopropane fatty acyl phospholipid synthase, producing MNIETLSRIDSQDFLSEILGRAGIVVNGTACSDIKVHNPRFYNRVLAQGSLGLGDSYVEGWWDCDDLSQFFFLLLRAKLDEEVNPALFLLQSLKSKVLNLSSRNDPFLIGEFHYDLGDDLYKAMLDEKMIYTCGYWKDAKNLEEAQERKLQLVCDKLSIQPGMRVLDIGCGWGGFLKYCAEKYQVQGVGVTVSEEQAVVARKNCQGLDVEILLQDYREVTGKFDRIVSLGMFEHVGKRSYQTFFEKAADCLTDDGLFLLHTIGGNKSSSGTDPWIERHIFPNSMLPSIAQIGQSIEDVFVMEDWHNFGVDYDKTLLAWYENFDRNWPALSGKYEKTFYRKWKYYLLCCAGSFRARSNQLWQIVLSKNGVLEGYKGIR from the coding sequence TTGAATATTGAAACACTCTCTCGGATTGATTCACAGGATTTTCTCAGTGAGATTCTGGGACGTGCCGGAATTGTGGTAAATGGCACCGCTTGTTCAGATATCAAAGTCCACAATCCTAGATTCTATAACAGAGTTCTCGCACAAGGCTCCTTGGGGCTGGGTGACTCTTATGTAGAAGGCTGGTGGGACTGCGATGATCTAAGTCAGTTCTTCTTTCTTTTGCTGCGAGCAAAACTGGATGAGGAAGTGAATCCTGCATTGTTCTTGCTCCAATCATTGAAATCAAAAGTCTTAAATCTTTCGAGTCGGAACGATCCCTTTTTGATTGGGGAGTTTCATTACGATCTGGGTGATGATCTTTATAAGGCCATGCTGGATGAAAAAATGATTTACACCTGTGGCTATTGGAAAGACGCCAAGAACCTCGAAGAAGCTCAAGAAAGAAAGCTCCAACTTGTCTGCGATAAGCTTTCCATTCAACCAGGCATGCGAGTTTTGGATATTGGCTGTGGTTGGGGAGGGTTTCTAAAATACTGTGCAGAAAAGTATCAAGTGCAAGGTGTGGGGGTGACGGTTTCGGAAGAGCAGGCGGTCGTAGCCCGCAAAAACTGTCAAGGTCTGGATGTTGAGATCCTTCTGCAGGACTATCGTGAAGTCACAGGAAAGTTCGATCGAATTGTGTCTTTGGGCATGTTCGAGCATGTGGGAAAAAGAAGCTATCAAACCTTTTTCGAGAAAGCGGCTGATTGTTTGACCGATGATGGACTTTTCTTACTTCATACCATCGGCGGTAACAAATCCTCCAGCGGCACCGATCCATGGATCGAACGTCATATCTTTCCAAACTCAATGCTTCCATCGATCGCGCAAATAGGCCAGAGCATTGAAGACGTCTTTGTCATGGAAGATTGGCACAACTTTGGAGTTGATTACGACAAGACACTGTTGGCATGGTATGAAAACTTCGACAGAAACTGGCCGGCGCTTTCGGGAAAGTATGAAAAGACATTCTATCGCAAATGGAAGTACTATCTTCTTTGCTGTGCTGGATCGTTTCGCGCACGAAGCAATCAGCTGTGGCAGATTGTATTATCAAAGAATGGCGTCCTCGAGGGGTATAAAGGCATCCGGTAG
- a CDS encoding response regulator, with the protein MKCLIVEDDYEIASLVKQSLIEMDATVDIEFNGRQAYERAISNNYDIIILDLMLPDMDGYTFTKSLREKEIHAPILILSALRELDDRLKGLNLGADDYLSKPFATAELQIRVKNLLKRSQNISEVTQLIFQDLKLNRLNRNVIRGEKKLDLLSHEFALLDLLMSNPNKILCKQTILKEVWNYDFDPQTNIVDVLVCRLRSKMERNFPTRMLYTVRGVGYILKSESSNAPRINLDSMTLS; encoded by the coding sequence ATGAAATGTTTGATAGTAGAAGATGACTACGAAATTGCATCACTAGTAAAACAAAGCCTTATTGAAATGGATGCAACAGTCGATATTGAATTCAATGGACGACAGGCCTACGAAAGAGCCATTTCAAATAATTACGATATTATCATTTTGGATCTGATGCTTCCTGATATGGATGGTTATACCTTTACCAAATCTCTTCGGGAAAAAGAGATCCATGCGCCAATTCTAATTCTGAGCGCGTTACGCGAGCTTGATGATCGCTTAAAAGGTTTGAATCTGGGAGCGGATGACTATCTGTCCAAACCCTTTGCGACAGCTGAACTTCAAATTCGTGTAAAAAATCTGTTAAAGCGCTCGCAAAATATCTCTGAAGTGACTCAATTGATATTCCAAGATTTGAAATTGAATCGATTAAATCGCAATGTGATCCGTGGTGAAAAGAAGTTAGATTTACTCTCTCATGAATTCGCCTTATTGGACCTCCTGATGAGCAATCCCAATAAGATTCTCTGTAAACAAACTATCCTCAAAGAAGTTTGGAACTATGACTTCGATCCGCAAACAAATATTGTAGATGTCTTAGTCTGCCGACTTCGCTCCAAGATGGAACGCAATTTCCCCACACGCATGCTCTATACGGTCAGAGGCGTGGGATATATCCTTAAATCGGAGTCTTCCAACGCGCCCAGGATCAATCTAGATAGTATGACTCTTTCATGA
- a CDS encoding ABC transporter ATP-binding protein: MLEVSALNKTYANGVKAINNIDLKIGKGMFGLLGPNGAGKSSLMRTIATLQEPDSGSIKFNSLDVLAEKENMRSILGYLPQDFGVYPNSNAEDLLHHLAILKGITDSKKRADMVAYLLEMTNLTKHKKKNLGGYSGGMRQRFGIAQALLGSPQVIIVDEPTAGLDPEERDRFHNLLSSIGENVTVILSTHIVSDVSDLCNDMAIINGGQVLVQKSPSEALKLVQGKVWKQIVSKDSLESVSAKHKVISSRLTHGKVMVRVFSDGSPGAEFEAAPADLEDVYFSYIKSYLA, encoded by the coding sequence ATGCTAGAAGTTTCTGCCCTCAATAAGACTTATGCGAACGGTGTTAAAGCCATCAATAATATTGATCTTAAAATTGGAAAAGGAATGTTTGGTCTGCTCGGACCGAATGGCGCTGGTAAATCAAGCTTGATGCGCACGATTGCCACTCTTCAAGAGCCTGATTCGGGATCAATCAAATTCAACTCTTTAGATGTGCTGGCGGAAAAAGAGAACATGCGTTCAATCCTGGGCTACCTGCCCCAGGATTTTGGCGTTTATCCAAATTCCAACGCCGAAGATCTTTTGCATCATTTGGCAATCCTTAAAGGCATCACAGATTCTAAAAAACGCGCCGACATGGTGGCTTACCTACTTGAGATGACGAATCTGACAAAGCATAAGAAGAAAAACCTGGGCGGATACTCTGGCGGGATGAGACAGCGCTTTGGGATCGCACAGGCTTTGTTGGGAAGTCCGCAAGTCATTATTGTGGATGAGCCCACCGCAGGCTTGGATCCGGAAGAGCGTGATCGTTTTCATAATTTGCTAAGCTCTATTGGCGAAAACGTCACCGTCATTCTTTCGACACATATCGTGTCGGATGTGTCAGATCTTTGTAACGACATGGCGATTATTAATGGCGGTCAGGTTCTTGTGCAGAAGTCCCCGTCTGAAGCGTTGAAGCTGGTTCAGGGGAAAGTCTGGAAGCAGATTGTTTCTAAAGATTCGTTAGAGTCGGTGTCTGCCAAGCACAAAGTGATCTCGTCAAGATTGACCCACGGCAAAGTGATGGTGCGGGTGTTCAGCGATGGATCTCCTGGGGCCGAATTCGAGGCTGCGCCGGCGGATCTTGAAGACGTTTATTTCTCTTACATCAAATCTTACCTCGCTTAA
- a CDS encoding beta-sandwich domain-containing protein, protein MDRHSMYKILTSVLLLQTAGIAHAYTISPSYQNVTEALAAPPVEPAPSFEGSARIGSITRQAGGDIYRLDLSRAIPLTQLKVKPQAGRVRIIETVLVTDKNERIPVKTLTNVTVAATDAALVSENLNPNAIIAVIEIKAEAMGGDATLDVKAVSSKEAPQLTLREELSCKQKIDPILKDGLDTVQKWASRVEGSAPGSIQEKYTIQEFNKYVNYFITTLKSGKPSYASTEYTLVLLNFFTERYNASREGSALELGYKTMATETFSSLLTSIQSDQPCRNVTSEGLINIALDFQKKYETVKSDSRAGKLYEMMITEIGKVIPAQYRRELATKNYDFRAADTEGNKYYKSYTTSKPESILKATQRDMSLAAYAVAEKALLQEVKQMDNEQRYQLIVEFQTKYNDPTHFHQETMMKYLLILSEQGTLFRIYISK, encoded by the coding sequence ATGGATCGTCATTCAATGTACAAAATTCTAACTTCCGTCCTATTGCTTCAAACTGCGGGGATAGCTCACGCCTACACGATAAGTCCCTCTTATCAAAATGTCACTGAGGCTCTGGCTGCACCACCGGTTGAGCCAGCACCCTCTTTTGAAGGCTCCGCTCGAATTGGCTCTATCACCCGTCAGGCAGGTGGTGACATCTATAGACTGGATTTGTCGCGAGCAATTCCTCTCACACAATTAAAAGTAAAACCCCAAGCCGGCCGTGTACGAATTATCGAAACTGTTCTGGTCACGGACAAGAATGAACGCATCCCTGTTAAGACATTGACCAATGTCACTGTCGCAGCCACCGACGCGGCCCTGGTATCTGAAAATCTCAATCCGAATGCAATAATCGCGGTGATTGAAATTAAGGCAGAAGCCATGGGAGGCGATGCGACTCTTGACGTGAAAGCGGTTTCAAGTAAAGAAGCTCCTCAACTTACCTTACGTGAAGAGCTTTCATGCAAACAAAAAATTGACCCAATTCTTAAAGATGGATTGGACACAGTTCAAAAATGGGCTTCTCGTGTGGAAGGAAGTGCTCCTGGATCCATCCAAGAGAAATATACAATCCAAGAGTTCAATAAGTACGTGAACTACTTCATCACAACATTGAAATCTGGGAAGCCATCTTATGCGTCTACTGAATACACTTTGGTTCTTTTGAACTTCTTCACAGAGCGCTATAACGCGAGTCGCGAAGGCAGTGCTTTGGAATTGGGCTACAAAACCATGGCCACTGAAACTTTCAGCTCTCTTTTGACATCCATTCAAAGTGATCAACCTTGCCGCAACGTCACCAGCGAAGGTCTCATCAATATCGCCCTCGACTTCCAAAAGAAGTATGAAACTGTTAAATCAGACAGTCGCGCAGGTAAGCTTTATGAAATGATGATCACTGAAATCGGGAAAGTGATTCCGGCACAGTATCGTAGAGAGCTCGCTACGAAGAACTATGACTTCCGCGCAGCAGATACCGAAGGAAACAAGTATTATAAGTCGTACACCACAAGCAAGCCTGAAAGCATTCTAAAAGCCACTCAAAGAGACATGAGCCTTGCGGCCTATGCTGTGGCAGAAAAAGCGCTTCTTCAGGAAGTTAAACAAATGGACAATGAGCAAAGATATCAACTCATTGTTGAGTTCCAAACCAAGTACAACGACCCTACCCATTTCCATCAGGAAACAATGATGAAGTATCTTTTGATTCTATCTGAACAAGGTACTTTGTTCCGCATCTACATCTCCAAGTAG
- a CDS encoding Hsp20/alpha crystallin family protein encodes MNLSFRKLMIPAASAVVGGVAVLAVLKMNPALRLKLEGDSHKAPKIESPTEDIFDHKNRFRNNFDGFFDDDIFDQEDPFRQMKRMREQMEKRMRKFAGEDQTRSNSFESWFSDKLGGGGTYGISKREDDGFIYYDIRINDLNPTSIDTKVENGYVTITGTVEKKNQDIGTDETDRISTLHFYKSTFNRTFPLPDNVNADKMQMTPEKDKIVLKFPKVSV; translated from the coding sequence ATGAATTTGTCCTTTAGAAAATTAATGATTCCCGCTGCGAGCGCTGTCGTCGGAGGCGTCGCTGTATTGGCAGTGTTAAAAATGAATCCAGCACTGCGCCTGAAACTTGAGGGCGATTCTCACAAAGCACCAAAGATCGAATCTCCCACCGAGGACATTTTCGATCATAAAAACCGGTTCCGGAATAATTTCGACGGTTTCTTCGATGACGATATTTTTGACCAAGAAGATCCATTCAGGCAGATGAAAAGAATGCGCGAGCAAATGGAAAAGCGAATGAGAAAGTTTGCTGGCGAAGATCAAACAAGAAGTAATTCTTTTGAATCGTGGTTTTCGGATAAACTCGGTGGCGGCGGTACCTATGGCATCTCTAAAAGAGAAGACGATGGTTTTATTTACTACGACATCAGAATTAATGATCTCAACCCAACATCTATTGATACAAAAGTTGAGAATGGGTACGTCACTATAACGGGGACCGTGGAGAAAAAGAATCAGGATATTGGAACCGATGAGACCGACAGAATATCTACTTTGCATTTCTATAAGTCGACATTCAATCGAACGTTCCCATTACCTGATAATGTAAATGCAGATAAAATGCAGATGACTCCTGAAAAAGACAAAATCGTACTGAAGTTCCCGAAGGTGAGTGTCTGA